Part of the Triticum urartu cultivar G1812 chromosome 2, Tu2.1, whole genome shotgun sequence genome, CTGGTATTGACCTGCATTTTTTGCTTGTGTGTTTTGTATCTTTGTTGACAGAACATATGCTTTTGTCCTATGGTGTGATGATTCTTTTGTATTTGCTTTTTTTCAGATTAGTTTTGAGATTACCATAGAGccgaccacttgcaaaagtgcTGATTTATATAACACATGATTTCTTCATGATTTGACTCATAAAGCCACCTGACCCATGCAACAGGCAAACAACCAATTTTTCTTATTTCCTTTGTAGCATTAGTATTTGTTTACAGGAATTATTTTTGTCAACAGAATGAACCTGTAGATGCTACCTTTGAATGGTGGAGATGGAAAGGAAGCTATCGATGATCAGATCATTGGATGAGTAGCTAAGACGCTACCCTTGGAACGGTGGAGATGGAAAGGAAGTTGTCGATGATCAAGGCATGTGATGAGTAACTAAGACAAAATGAGGTAAATTTCTGACCGCTTGGTTAAATTCAGGTGTAACAAAGTTTGCGTCTTTTTGTGCAATTTTATTTTTAACACTAATTACGTAAGAAGCTATATGAAGTAATAATTCTGTTCTCTGCTTGGAATATACTACTTTCGGAATTTCAATCGATTAGCCTTAAGATTGCGATGGTTTCTAACTTATTCTGTTATTACAAACAGCAAGCTGTTCCTCACTGACAAACATCAGTTTAATTTGATGGTTCGACACTGATTTGCACTACTTGAGAAATTATTAGGTTTTACAAACTCAACTGGACATTATAAACAACCAGCAAAAAAACATGTCATAGAACCACTCCTTGCTGTTCTGAAAATAATAATAATCCATGCATGCGTCATGTAGAAAACTGAAATAATAACCACgcactccctctgtaaagaaatataagagtgtttagatcactacttgCCCAAGCAACGCCACTTCTCCAGGTGGAAAAATGATAGAAACAAAGGCTCTGTTTAAATTTGTTGCCCTTTTATATCTTCCAGCCTTTATCATGCATTCTTCTTATACAATTGTAATGATACCAAAAATAACTGAGAAAGCATGACATGGAATATATTGTTTTTGATGGACTGGACCATAAGGGGATTATTTTCTGATGGAACATGTGCCTTTATCTTAGTACCAACCATCAAAGGTTTATTCCGACAGTTAGAGAAGAAAAGGCATACCATAATATCATAAGCCTGCTGTAAACATAGATATGGTTCTGTTTCAGCTTCCGTGAACACTTCGAATTCCAATTTTTTTTGCGTATTTCCAGCCAAGAATCTATCCAATTCATGAACTCGATATCAGAGGCCATGTCGTGACGTCGGTGTTTTTAGTTCTTGCATAAGTACAACCTCTAGCCCAGGTTATTAATAAAGATTCCGTTATTACGTCGTCCTTAACCTACATGTTATAATTAAATATTTTCTACCTTTTTCCTGGTGATCTCCACTTGGGAAGGCTTGTGCATTTGGATTCCCATCTCACAGCTGAGAACAAAACAATTTTCTACTTGCTTCTTATTAGTATTTACCACCACTGTATGGTAGCAGCTATAAATGTCTTGCTTTGAGCTCAGTTTAGTTCTAAAATGCATAATTAGTATTTACATTACATGGCTGAAAGGTTCTCCCTAATTTATTCTTCTAATAAATTCAGAAAATACTCATCTGGCTACATTCATGTGATGTTTCATTTATTTATTTGTAATAACCAATGTGTTCCTTCATTTCTAGGAATTATACTTTTTCCTATTTTCTTACTTAATATAGTAAATTTGCAGCTTGGCACAATTTGGAGTTGATGCCAACAAAGGCACTTACCAATTTAAGATGTTATATATGCATGGTACTACAATTTCGGCACTGATCCTCCCCCGGTCAGCGCACCCACGCCAGCTGCCGCGACCCGTGCATCCATGATTGTTGTGCAGTAGATTAGAATCAAGATTTtggttgagagagagagagagagagagagagagaggatcaTGATCTTCCTTGGCTCATGTAATCAGATTTAAGGACACTCTATTTATAGTAGATAGGCAGATGGTCCATTGCTGGCTTGCTAAACCTGTGTGGCAAATGTCTGTGTGTATTTATGCAAGGTATAGCTTTCTATATAAGCAATACACCTTTATCTGTACATATAGCAACTTCTTTGAATTTTTCTTCTTCTAGGAGATGATGCTGGAAACGATCACATTTATGAAGTTATGCTCTGCTTTGGCTCATGTTTATATCTTAATCCAAGTAACTGGTTCTCTCTTTTTTTGAACGAGGTCCGTCCTGGTGGAGCTCTAGACGACATTACGATAACCACGTCGATGTTCCAAGCCTCACATGAGTTATAGTAGTAACTATAAATATTTAGATATGCTGGAGTGCTCACCTGGATAATGATGAGAGGTGAAGAGACGCACAAAAGGTAAATATTTGCACATGTATACGGGTACTTAATTTAACATGATCTGCATAATCTGAATCTGTAGTTTTGCACTATTCTTTGATGGACTATCCATTTAGGTTCACTATTAGTCTGTTGTGGTGAAGTAATCAATTTAAGAATCAAAACTGCACATACCTGGCATCAAGTGTTGTCATCCACATGGGCGGTTAATCCTGGTCTCTTTACTGCTTTGTAGATGTTGAGATGTGACCTCGAATGTTTCGGTTTGGGTGGTTATGTGGGCGGAAACAATGACCACTAATCATAATTGTAGATGTTTTGGATCTCAGCCATCCTTTTATTGCTATGAGGGATTGCATTTTTTTGCTTCTATATATGAGCTAATTCTCTATTGTGAGGAATGAGTGTGTGACCCATGTTACCTGCTAGTTTAGCTTGGCATTCCTTCTACACGATGAAGACGAGCGCATGCTTGTTTTTCAAGTAACTCTCGCTTGCTTTCAATTGATTTTCAGGTGCATTGTCACTTTGTCAGGAACCTGTGGTCTGAAAGAGCTAATTTGCAGAAATTTCATCCACCCGTCAAACTGCAAATCAGTGTTTGGTTGTACCAATGCTTCCTGGTATGTGACCTCTGTCTGAGATATAAAACATTTTGTTCATCTTGTTATTTTCATGCTGATGCCTGGCTTATGAGGTTACAGATCAACTTGAGATATGTTAAGATTTTTTTCTGTTCATCTTAGTTGAATTTAATATAAGATTTAGCTAATACATAGTGATCTCTATGTGATACATTAGTTAATAATCGATAACTAATCACTCCACTTTTATTTTAATACAGAAATACATGCAAGCAGATCTACTCAGAAGGGGAAAAGCAGGAGTTGAATCATCAATAGGAATCTGCCATGTAATTGATCTTATTGGCTTAGAAAGAAAATTGGCTGTTGGTCACAGTTATTTACCAAGTATACTATTTTTTTTGCCTACAAAAACTTCTATGATAAGCGACATGTGCAGTTGCAGGTGAAACTATTAACTTGCAAGGTACTGTTTACTCATGGTTCGGTTTAGGGACTCGCAGCACCGGATTGACTGATGACAGGATTTTGGTTGCGCAGATGAGCTGGAGATGTCGGATGTGTCCACGGTGTTGAATGTGCCTCAGGATCTGAACGAACTGCAGGCTAGGCATACCACTCTCTTGTCCAGCGCCGTTCTTTCTGTGTGTGCCTCTGATTCTTAGGTACGTCCGTAGCCCCACTGTGCCTTCCACTGGCTATTTCAATTtcattttttttttgtttttgatcTTACAAGTTGACACCATCTTACTGGCCCTTGATTTTGAGAGGGCCAAGGAATTTCCTTGTTACATTGTTAGCATGAGAACCGTCTTTAGCAAAACAATTGATGCTTACATTTCTCTGTGAAAAATTTGTTTCAGATCTCGGAAGAACCAAAAGATCCTCTGCACTGCACACTTTGGCCAATGCCTGAAGATGGCAAAAACAGGAAACCTTCAGAAATTATTTTGCTGCAGCAGCTGGTAGGCAATGAGCATTCTACTTTATCTATTTTATACACTTTGATTTGATTAGGTAACTCAGGGCTTCAAAGTTGTCGAGAATTTACAAACCTGACATCATTCATAGTAATTTGGATACTTCAATTCCTACAAATTGTTGCATGATGCATTATTCCAGGTGAACAAACATACAATTGTTACGGTGAATCTACTAATCAGGCTTTTTGTTTGTTGCAGCTAACACTTTCGATGGACAATTATACTAATAGACTGGAACATGAGTGCATGTTCGTCTTGGATAGAATTAATCTCACTAACTTGCATCCTCTGAGTTCAAAAACAAAACATGGATGTCTCGATAGTGGTCGTAGAAACACTCTTAATTTATGTCCTATCTCAAGAGTCATGCATACTCGAGAAGTTTTTCTTAGCAATAACCAAGGAACATTATCATATATTATTGATCTTTTAGTTCCAGTACTGTTTTGCATAGTAGTATGGCTTCACTGCATTTCTATATATTGTTTCTATCCACATATATATTACTGATCTTTTGGTTCCAGTACTGTTCAGTTGTGTATTAGTATGGTGTAGATTGCAATTTAGCTTCCTACACTCATTGCTTTGCTTAGTTAAATTTGTAGGACAACCCAAGTATATTAATGTGCTTATATTTTGTGTACTTTATTTAGACAAATTTTATGGAGGAAGAAATAATCTTTTTCTGATAaattgttttatgtgcagaacaATCACCGCATGTTGTAGCAAGGCCCACATAAAGATGATGTAGTCATGCATAGGTAAATGATTTTGCCAAAATGATACTCTAGATATGGTCCCACTTATTTTGGTTCACAAAATGCAGTAGGTAAGGAATTCATTTATTTTAGTTCCTGAATAGGTTACTATTTGTAGTGTCAGTGCAAGGCAAGAAATTATGTAGTTGTCGCCCAGCCGCAGGCGAGAAGAAGGGTGCATCATCTGGGGTCATGTATCTGGCTACAGTTCTTATTCTGTGAAAAAGGTATAACTTTAAGCTTAGTTGTAGTTTTACCATAGTATCCTAGGAGATGATATGCCTTCAGTGTCCAGTTACTACATGTCtctccttttcttttcttgaTACAATGTTACATCCATGATAGTACTCTTTTTAGGTGGATTTTCTTTGTATTAAACCCTAAGAATAGTTAGTAATAGTTGTGCTTTTGCTTGTGTCATCTATAACGATGCCTATCTGTGTGGATGATGTCCTTCTTCTGGGGTGCATGGATAACGAGGCTTCCTACTGCCAGCGTGTTTATATGTATATTATGATCATGCTATCTCTGCTTGTGTTAAAGGAGCCCTTAATGATACTTAGCTCTAAATTTTATATACTACTTGCTCTTCAATAACTGTATATACTATGAACGGTCTGGTCTTGTTTTGTTCATAGCTTGCTTCACGATAGAGTTGAATTATTTCTGAAAAAAGGTTATTCCATGTAACACCTTGGGTTTCCCATTCTGCATTATTTATCTCTTGTTTCTGATGAGTATTCTGTCTTTTAATCTTTTCTCCGGAGGCTATCTAATATTTGATGATTGCTATTTCTACAGATGGAGTTCAATCTTGTGTCCCTGCTTCGTCAGGGAAATACCATTTGGCGTATCCGTGTGTATGTCTCACGACTATGGCAGCACCGGCGGCACACTGCTCTTCCGGCCGCCCCTGAGCCCACACGGCTCGCCGGATCATGCGCAGCCCCAGAGCAGCACGCAGCTCGCCGGTCCGATTCGTGCCACCCATGCCAACCTGAGATCTGCCTCTGCAGGTATGAACGCCCCTCCAATGTCCTCTTCTCCTCCATCCATTATTTCTCTATTTTGTTCAACTTGTTAGCCAAAGGGTTCAGATTCTTGCCATGATTGATTGTTAGTCTTTGTACATGAATGGATTAAGATGTGATGTGAGACGAGAACTAGCAACAAATGTGCTTGTTCTACATATAGGTGCACTTCTTTAGTTGATGCTTGTTATAATATTGAAACCATGTTACTCTTTACTGCACTAGGACGTGATGGCCAGATCGTCGTGAGCCCCTACCCTGATCCCAAGGTTGCTGGCAGCGTCAACCCCGACGGCGAGGTCGCCGTCACCCCCAACCTTGACGCCCATGTCAGCAGAAGGTACATTTGATTGCTGGTACATTTGTTGTCTGAAGGCCCAAAGTTTGTAACTCTAACTGAAACCAAAGCCTTGTGATTTATCCAACTGAAGATCCAAAGCTTGTAGTTAAAATGATAGTTAGGTGGTACAAGGACCGGCATCGTGTGTACCTCATTCATGTGGATACTAAAATGTGCTCCCATCCGCTATTTTGCTAGGACTTCTTTGTTCTCTTTCTTAATGCAGTCGTTGATAAGATAATTTTTATAATGTTGTAAGACCATAGAGAACATATGTTTCATAGTCAGTAGAATTGAGAACATTGTACATTGTACACCCTGTGACGTTAACAAAGATGTTCTCAGTTCTCCTTAATTTGGTCTGCCTAAGCCATAGAAAATGTGTCCACTGCCTAATCAGGTATTTAGTAATTCATTTTTAGAGTGTGGATTTTGTTTCGTCACGTTAGTAAAACCAGTAGCACCGTGGATCATTTTGGTACTGCTAAAATTTGGTCTTCCATAAGAGAATGGTTTGTGAACAACATTTTATTTTGATGGATCTATGGAATTGATTTTAACAACATTGTGGACCTGAACTGTTGTATGACAGGGTTAGTATTGGTTGCCTATTCTCACCAGCCAAAAAATTGTACAATGTACTAATAAAGGGAAAACATCCGATCAACAATCAAGAGTGTCTCATGACAAAGTTTTGGATTTGCATCTGTCACCTACTATGTAGAGTATCTATTTGAAACATTACAAACCCCAACATTGGTCTTTCCATTAACTGTTTCACTAACACCCAGAGTTGGTACTGGTCCTTACATGAAACAAAGAAGTGTTGATCGTATTGTATATTGCAGAAGGTAGATTAAGTGAGGTGACCTACTTTCTCACTACTTATTTGCTATTGACTTTCTTAACCATCATCCTATGCCTTCATGTTTGTTAGGGTTCATATTTTGTTGCATTAACTAAAGCACCGTGTTTTGTTATTTTACTCCTCTGTTCATTTTTATAAGGTGTGGACGGAAGAGTGACAATAACTACAGGTTGGTCAAAGATTGAAAGAAATTCTCCTTTAAATTAGGTTGGTCAAAGACATGTATGTTTCCTTGGTCTACAGAATGTCAGTTTACTAATCGTGCTAAACGTTTCCAGGAATATGTTGCTTGATGTTAGTTTACTAATCTTGCCTTCTTGATAGTTCCTTCTTGGTCACTGTAGATGTCTATTGTTGTAAAAATGTTGAGATATCTTCTCGAGGAATATGGTTTTTTCTTCACTTTCGGACCAATGCTACTCAACTTTTCTTTGAGCGACCTTTTCTTTGAGAGACGAGGAATTTCAACCGTCCTTGGCGAAGGACTGCTATCTGATTGTCACTAGCCTCCTGTGTAAATGCCTCGCTTTCAATATTTTGTACTGTCTTGCTGCCTATGTGCTACTCAAGCCTGATCCATTAAACATTACTTGGCCTATTCCTTTGTGCCGAGCTTGATGTGCCTCAATTGTACTCTGTGATATGTACTTTGATTGGAAAATTCACGAGGTTAAAGATTTGCATTGCTTTTGGTGTTGAACCGTGCATTGATTACATACTTCAGGGCGTGCTTCTTACTGATTTAACATTACCTGCTTGACAAAAGGTTAGGACCGGCACCCTCGCGCCAAGACGCGTTGCCGATCTAGTTACTTGGTAGGGTGTAGGCGCACGAAGCAATTAAATTGCGTGGAGTGCCAGATACGGGGCTCGCACATAGGCAGAGGGGACCTCAACTGGCAAATCGAATTGCACGAGCCGTAGCAAAACAACCTTTGCTGCCGCTTGTGTGAGTGTCCCTtataaaaagagaaaaaaaaagagtGTCCCTGTCGTAAAAAAAAGGACACATAACCGATGATGGGGGCAGTTTGGATATATCATCAGGAGTTTATTTGTTTACCTAAAGTTTCTCAATGTGCATTCCTTTGTTTCTTTCTTGGCGATGCATCTTCCAATTTGTTTTAGAGTGCCTTTGTTGTCCCACTGTGATGCCCAACAATCATCGATAAGTGCCTTTGTCCGTGGCTGCAATCATGTCGACAGGAACAAAGGCAATGAGAACAGGTGAACACAGCATCATCATGTACCTGCCCTTCTGCTGCTCCTCTGCTTAGACCTGATCAAATCTTTTTTGAGGGAAAAACCTGAGCAAATCCTTCTGCCGTCATTGCCTTCTTCACTGACCAAGAGACTCGCTCGCCAGGTAGCTAGGGCTGCCGAAACTATTTGACTAAATTGACACTTGCAAATAGGCAATGCTAACCACTACTACTAGAtcagtagtactagctagctagccaTTGCGCAAATTTGAAGAAGAGTTTACCCCGGCGCCCGGGGATCGCGCGGGAATTGAATCATCACGATGGCGATTGCACGAGGATGCATGCCAGATTCGTGAGACCACCATCGGATTCGGACGGAGATCTCCTGCGACGTCCATACTACTCTTCACTGCACTGCACTTCACGCTGCCGGAGTAGTACTTCTCCCACCGCCGACGAGGACCAGTTAACCGCCAACCCCACTACCGTCTCCCACTTAAGCCTCCCTCGTTCCCACCCCTTTTCCTTTCGTTTCGCCAAAGCATTTCATATTCGCTCGCTCGTCCTCCACTTGTGTCTGCTCGTCCATGGCGACAGGAAAAGGACCCGTCTCTCTCTCCCTTCTTATACCACGGCCGACATGCCATTCTCCGAGAACGGGAGGAGGGGCGTGTCACGCATGCCGCGGCCAAGTGATCGGCGACGTGCAACGATGGTGGCAGCTCTGTCTCCGGCTGCAGCACGTTCGCTCGTCTTTGCACTCGCGGTTGTGCTCGCCGTGGTGAGTGCCGACGGCGACTCCGGCCATGCAAGCTTCCGCGGGGCGGCGAACGGCGGCAATGCGCCGTCGTCGAGGGCTGGTGAGCAGGGCAAGGAGTTAGTTGTCCGCGATCATGTTCCCGCGTCGAGGGTGTCGGTGGTAGGTTGCGTGTGCGTCCCGTCGACGGTGTCACTCGAAGGCTGCGCATGCCCGCCgacaccgccaccgccaccgccacctcccgcatgcccgccaccgcctccacctccacctccgccGTGCCCGCCGCCCcctccaccgccaccaccgccaccTCCGGCGTGCCCGCCGTCGCCACCGCCGGAGCCGACGCCGTGGGACTTCGAAAACGAGAAGTTGAAGCGGCTCTACCCGGTGATCCAGGCGTTCAAGCGGACCATCACGAGCGACCCGCTGAACGTGACGGCGACGTGGGTGGGCGCCAACATCTGCGACAGCGCCAAAGGCGGCGGCGCGTACAAGGGCTTCTACTGCGACACCCCGCCGGACGACGCCAACAAGACGCTCACCGTCGCCTCCATCGACTTCAACGGCTTCCACCTCTGCGCGCCCACGCTCGCCGGCTTCATCGACGCCTTCCCTGACCTCGCGCTCTTCCACGCCAACTCCAACAACTTCTCCGGCGTCCTCCCGGAGCTCACCTCCCTGCGCTACTTCTACGAGCTCGACCTCTCCAACAACGCCTTCTCCGGCGCCTTCCCCGCCGCCGTGCCGCCCCTCGGCCGCCTCGCCTTCCTCGACCTCCGCTTCAACGGATTCGCCGGCGAGGTGCCGCCCTCCGTGTTCGGCATCTCCGTCGACGCGCTCTTCCTCAACAACAACGCCTTCACCGGTGTCATCCCCGAGAGCACCTTCGGCACCAGCAGGGCCGAGTACATCGTCGTCGCCAACAACAGGTTCACCGGCCCCATCCCGCGCTCCATCTTCAACGCCTCCGGCACGCTCTCCGAGATCCTCTTCCTCAACAACGACCTCTCCGGCTGCCTCCCCTACGAGATCGGCCTCGTGGAGGGGCTCACCGTGTTCGACGCCGGCGGCAACCAGATCCGCGGCCCCATCCCGCTCTCCTTCGGCTGCCTCGCCGACGTCGAGGAGCTCAACCTCGCCCGCAACCAGCTCTATGGCCACGTCCCCGACGTGCTCTGCCTCCTCGCCAAGACCGGCAAGCTCACCAACCTCTCGCTCTCCGACAACTACTTCCACTCCGTCGGCTACCACTGCATGGAGCTGGTTAGGAGCCGCGTGCTCGACGTCCGCCGCAACTGCATCCTCGGCTTCCCCGGCCAGCGCCCGCACATCGAGTGCGTCATGTTCTACGCCGACCCCACCAAGCACTGCCCCTTCATCCCGCACATACCCTGCGACCTGCCGGGGTTCAAGCCGCACGCCACCGCAGCGTTGCCGGCGGGGGAGAGCGCGGTGCATGGCTACGGCGGGGACGGGAGTGTGGCCGTGGGAACTACTGACGTCGGGATAGGTAGTTAATTAGGTGAGGGTGAACAGCAAAAAGGTGACACGATCGGTCATTGATTTGAATTTTTTAAGTGTTATACTACCTCTGTCCAAAAAAAGCTTGTCCCTTAAATAAATATATCTATCATCAAGTTAGTGCTAGACACATCCATTTAAAGGATAAGTTTGGGTCAAAGGAAGTACATAGTATGTCCATCTGATTGCATGAAGTATGATTGTGTTGTGTTGCATTCGGAGACAAATATATGTAAAAAGCTCCATTCGGGACCCAAACCCTTGCCGTGGGTGTGTACGAGAATGTGATGCCTACATGGCATCATTATGGCATCGTGGAACTTCCACTTAGCATTGTCTATAATTTTTCAGTCATTCAATCAAATACCAAAACAACCATATCATCCACTAAACTTTCCAAGTTTTGACAAAAGACACATCAATTAATAAAATCTTCTAGGTGTTAATAACAACAATATATGACAAGTGCGGGTGAATACCACGTTCTGGTCTTGATCGAACGGTCACACGTGATCTCCTTGGAGACATTGGTGTGCTGTTGTTTTTCTCTACCAGGTTTAGGCTACCATCCAAGGCCCCCTCTTGATGCCGATTGCCGAAGGCAAGAGGAACAGCGGAAATCAGATCTCTAGCTGAGAATCACATGCCCTGAAAACCCAATGTTTCCTAGACAAGGTTCGTCCATGAAGAATGAGTCAGGGCCTAAGGGTGTGTTTGGTTCGGGAACGGAGTGTAATGGCCAAAAGTCGTAGTCAATGCACAACATGTCAATATTCTTGTATTACTGTTAATTGACATGGAGGGACGAAATATGCTAGGTTAGATGAAAGAGTCCTAGGTAGTGGTGCTAGCAATAAGCTTATTTATTTTCCCATGAAAAAACCAACCTTATTTCTTTATGTTTTTCCTCTTATTTGTTTCAAAGGGGCGCATGTGCCCTTTTGGTCCACGTTGGCTCTATAGGCCTGTCCAGGTAATATACACGATCAAAATTATCAAAATTACATACATGATTGCCAAATATACATAAAGCATCACGCTCGATCGACCAGGATGGCGAGCATGCATGCCAAATCCGACTTGCTTCCCCATGTTTGGCATGCCCCCACACGCTGTGTTCAACTCACCGAAGCCGTCCGTCTAAGTGGCCAAGAGTGGCATTGTGGTGGGGTCGAAGGTCTTGGTACCCCATGTCGCCTTTGGTTCCATTGTGGCGAGCATGCATCATCGTGGCAAAGCCGACTTGCTTCCCCATGTCTGGCATGATCCACCGGGCCTCGTCCAATACACCAAAGCGGTCCGTCCAACTTGCCAAGAGTGGCGTCGTGGTAGGGTCGAAGGTCTTGGTACCATGCATTGCATCAACGGCATGCACGAATGGAAGAAGGCTCCCGACCTCTCCAGTTGCCTCCCCTACGAGGTCGACCTCGTGGAGGGGCTCACCGTGTTCGACGCCAGCAGCAACAAGATCCGCG contains:
- the LOC125534446 gene encoding uncharacterized protein At4g06744-like, which gives rise to MPFSENGRRGVSRMPRPSDRRRATMVAALSPAAARSLVFALAVVLAVVSADGDSGHASFRGAANGGNAPSSRAGEQGKELVVRDHVPASRVSVVGCVCVPSTVSLEGCACPPTPPPPPPPPACPPPPPPPPPPCPPPPPPPPPPPPACPPSPPPEPTPWDFENEKLKRLYPVIQAFKRTITSDPLNVTATWVGANICDSAKGGGAYKGFYCDTPPDDANKTLTVASIDFNGFHLCAPTLAGFIDAFPDLALFHANSNNFSGVLPELTSLRYFYELDLSNNAFSGAFPAAVPPLGRLAFLDLRFNGFAGEVPPSVFGISVDALFLNNNAFTGVIPESTFGTSRAEYIVVANNRFTGPIPRSIFNASGTLSEILFLNNDLSGCLPYEIGLVEGLTVFDAGGNQIRGPIPLSFGCLADVEELNLARNQLYGHVPDVLCLLAKTGKLTNLSLSDNYFHSVGYHCMELVRSRVLDVRRNCILGFPGQRPHIECVMFYADPTKHCPFIPHIPCDLPGFKPHATAALPAGESAVHGYGGDGSVAVGTTDVGIGS